A genomic region of Nostoc sp. UHCC 0702 contains the following coding sequences:
- the gcvH gene encoding glycine cleavage system protein GcvH: MSEYPEDLRYLDTHEYVRLDGEIATIGITEFAVKELGDIVFVELPDIDEALEKKEIFGSIESVKAVESLKSPVTGTVVERNEPLIDHPEAVSDDPYGEGWLLKVRVDDPDEIEDALTADEYRALVEGQ; this comes from the coding sequence ATGTCTGAATATCCTGAAGATTTGCGATACCTGGATACTCATGAATACGTCCGGCTAGATGGTGAAATTGCTACCATTGGTATTACTGAATTTGCCGTCAAGGAATTAGGTGATATTGTGTTTGTAGAATTGCCAGACATTGATGAAGCTCTTGAGAAGAAAGAAATTTTTGGCTCAATAGAATCAGTCAAAGCCGTTGAATCACTAAAATCACCAGTAACCGGCACAGTTGTAGAACGTAATGAACCCTTGATTGATCATCCCGAAGCAGTGTCAGACGACCCCTACGGCGAGGGGTGGTTATTGAAAGTACGCGTTGATGACCCTGATGAAATTGAGGATGCGTTGACTGCTGACGAGTATCGCGCCTTGGTAGAGGGACAGTAG
- the gcvT gene encoding glycine cleavage system aminomethyltransferase GcvT has translation MTNTEDIAQTLARTPLYQLGVELKARLTSFGGWEMPVQFSGISREHEAVRNTAGMFDISHMGKFTLQGKNLISQLQSLVPSDLNRLQPGQAQYTVLLNPQGGIIDDIIVYYQGEDTTGIQRALIIVNAATTGKDKAWLSQHLDLNELQFQDLSPEKVLIAVQGPKAISYLQPFVEEDLQPIKAFAHVQATVLGQPGFIARTGYTGEDGFEVMVDPDVGVELWQNLYKAGVIPCGLGARDTLRLEAAMALYGQDIDDSTTPLEAGLGWVVHLDTKGDFIGRAVLEQQKATKVQRRLVGLQMQGRNIARHGYQVLSAGKIIGEVTSGTISPTLGYPIALAYVPTKLATIGQELEVEIRGKAYPAVVVKRPFYRSKTKG, from the coding sequence GTGACTAATACTGAAGACATTGCTCAAACTTTGGCGCGGACTCCTTTATATCAACTGGGTGTAGAACTCAAAGCACGACTAACCAGCTTTGGCGGTTGGGAAATGCCTGTACAATTTAGTGGCATTAGCCGCGAACACGAAGCTGTAAGAAATACAGCCGGGATGTTTGATATTTCCCACATGGGTAAATTTACCCTCCAGGGAAAAAACTTGATTTCTCAACTCCAGAGTTTAGTTCCTTCAGATTTGAATCGGTTACAACCGGGTCAAGCGCAATACACAGTATTGTTAAATCCGCAAGGGGGAATCATTGACGATATCATTGTTTATTATCAAGGTGAAGACACTACTGGTATACAACGGGCATTAATAATTGTGAATGCGGCAACTACAGGTAAAGACAAAGCATGGTTGTCACAGCACCTTGACCTGAATGAACTGCAATTTCAAGACCTTTCACCAGAAAAAGTTTTAATTGCTGTGCAAGGGCCAAAAGCTATCAGCTATCTCCAGCCGTTTGTAGAAGAAGACTTACAACCAATTAAAGCATTCGCTCATGTACAAGCAACTGTATTGGGTCAACCTGGCTTTATAGCCCGTACAGGTTACACCGGAGAAGATGGTTTTGAGGTGATGGTAGATCCCGATGTGGGGGTAGAATTGTGGCAAAATCTCTATAAAGCTGGTGTCATCCCTTGTGGACTTGGTGCGAGAGATACCTTACGCCTAGAAGCTGCAATGGCACTTTACGGACAAGATATTGACGATAGCACAACTCCCTTAGAAGCAGGTTTGGGGTGGGTGGTTCACCTTGATACCAAAGGTGATTTTATTGGTCGGGCAGTTTTGGAACAGCAAAAAGCCACTAAAGTGCAGCGCCGACTAGTAGGTTTGCAGATGCAAGGACGTAACATAGCCCGTCATGGCTACCAAGTTTTATCAGCAGGTAAAATCATTGGAGAAGTTACTAGTGGTACTATCTCTCCTACACTTGGTTATCCCATTGCTTTAGCTTATGTTCCTACCAAGCTAGCGACAATTGGTCAAGAGTTAGAAGTGGAAATTCGCGGTAAAGCTTACCCAGCAGTTGTAGTTAAACGTCCCTTTTATCGGTCGAAAACTAAAGGATAA
- a CDS encoding pentapeptide repeat-containing protein codes for MKYWQLLASFVLAMVLFLFPLSAQAASSSSISRSAGEELKGKDYSGQSLVGIEFTNLDLENANFSNADLRGGVFNGTVLEGVNLHGVDFSEGIAYLTKFKGGDLSDAVFRDAMMLRSTFDNVDINGADFTNAVLDGVQVKKLCTKASGVNSKTGVDTRQSLGCK; via the coding sequence ATGAAATATTGGCAGCTACTGGCTAGCTTCGTCCTAGCTATGGTTCTTTTTTTGTTTCCCCTATCGGCACAAGCCGCTAGTTCTTCTAGTATTAGCCGTTCAGCTGGCGAAGAACTCAAGGGTAAAGATTACTCTGGTCAAAGTTTAGTTGGCATTGAATTTACCAATTTGGATTTAGAGAATGCTAACTTCAGCAATGCTGATTTACGTGGCGGCGTGTTTAACGGTACGGTGTTGGAGGGAGTAAATCTGCATGGTGTAGATTTTAGTGAAGGCATAGCTTACTTGACAAAGTTTAAGGGTGGTGATTTAAGTGATGCAGTGTTTAGAGATGCAATGATGTTGCGATCAACTTTTGATAATGTTGACATCAACGGTGCTGATTTCACCAATGCAGTTTTAGATGGCGTGCAGGTGAAAAAACTCTGCACTAAAGCAAGTGGTGTGAATTCTAAAACTGGTGTAGATACTCGCCAGTCTTTAGGATGTAAGTAA
- a CDS encoding aldo/keto reductase produces the protein METKQLGKTGVFVSAIGLGGMPMSIYNRPPESQSISVIHRALDLGVTFIDTADSYCKDESDKHHNERLIQQALATYKGDISHVVVATKGGLMRPDGNWTRNGNPEHLRQTIRVSFEALGENKPIDVWQYHSPDPNYTIEESLTPVKEAVEAGLIRFVGVSNFSVEQIKRARDVVDIVSVQNQYSPWERQPEIDGVLKYCQEEGLTFLPWSPFGGSRRHQNLQDIPAIALLAKEKGVSVYNIVLAWLRSKSPTILPIPGASQISSIEDSVRAINVKLSQEEVQRIDRATSTS, from the coding sequence ATGGAAACCAAACAGCTAGGAAAAACGGGTGTCTTTGTGAGTGCAATTGGCTTGGGTGGAATGCCGATGTCAATTTATAATCGCCCTCCCGAATCACAATCAATTTCAGTTATTCATCGGGCATTGGATTTGGGTGTTACATTCATTGATACTGCTGACTCCTACTGCAAAGATGAATCAGACAAACATCACAATGAACGCCTGATACAGCAAGCACTTGCTACTTACAAAGGTGATATCAGCCATGTAGTTGTGGCAACTAAAGGCGGTTTGATGCGTCCAGATGGCAACTGGACACGCAATGGCAACCCGGAACATTTGCGTCAAACAATTCGTGTCAGCTTTGAGGCTTTGGGTGAAAATAAACCCATTGATGTTTGGCAATATCACTCACCTGATCCTAACTACACCATTGAAGAATCCCTGACACCCGTCAAAGAAGCAGTAGAAGCTGGTTTAATTCGGTTCGTGGGAGTTTCTAACTTTTCCGTGGAACAAATTAAGCGGGCGCGAGATGTAGTGGATATTGTCTCAGTGCAAAATCAATACAGCCCTTGGGAACGACAGCCAGAAATTGACGGTGTATTGAAATATTGCCAAGAGGAAGGATTGACCTTTTTGCCTTGGAGTCCCTTCGGTGGTAGTCGTCGCCATCAGAATTTGCAAGATATTCCAGCGATCGCGCTTTTAGCCAAAGAAAAAGGCGTATCAGTTTATAATATAGTCCTAGCCTGGTTGCGTTCCAAGTCGCCTACTATTTTGCCAATTCCTGGTGCTAGCCAGATTTCCAGCATCGAAGATTCAGTGCGTGCAATCAATGTGAAACTATCCCAAGAAGAAGTACAAAGAATTGATAGAGCAACATCAACAAGTTAA